From the genome of Triticum aestivum cultivar Chinese Spring chromosome 3B, IWGSC CS RefSeq v2.1, whole genome shotgun sequence, one region includes:
- the LOC123069295 gene encoding probable inactive receptor kinase At4g23740 yields MPPRLLTLAALLLLSATLGAPEPDADRAALLDFLAGVGVGRGGRINWAATRPVCANWTGVTCSADGARVVELRLPGLALSGPVPRRTLARLTALRVLSLRANDLSGAFPEDLLALPGLAGLHLQRNAFSGALPPGLAGLRRLQVLDLSFNAFNGTLPGALSNLTQLVALNLSNNSLSGRVPDLGLPALQFLNLSNNHLDGPVPRSLLRFSDASFAGNSMTRPAPVSPAVPPPSLAPPAAGAPAKKRRRLSEAVVLAIIVGGCVMLFAVVAVLLIAFCNRRGGEEGSRAGSGKGGNKKGRESPESKAVTGRAGDGNRLVFFEGPSLAFDLEDLLHASAEVLGKGAFGTAYRALLEDATTVVVKRLKEVSAGRREFEQQMELIGRIRHDNVAELRAYYYSKDEKLLVYDYYSRGSVSNMLHGKRGLDRTPLDWETRVRIALGAARGIAHIHTENNGKFVHGNIKASNVFLNSQQYGCISDLGLAPLMNPITARSRSLGYCAPEITDTRKSTQCSDVYSFGVFVLELLTGKSPVQITGGGNEVVHLVRWVQSVVREEWTAEVFDGELMRYPNIEEEMVEMLQIAMACVSRNPERRPKMLDMVKMIEEVGRNDSGTRASTEASTPVGEARNKAESSSAAP; encoded by the exons ATGCCGCCCCGGCTGCTCACCCTGGCGGCGCTGTTGCTACTGAGCGCCACGCTGGGCGCGCCGGAGCCGGACGCGGACAGGGCGGCGCTGCTGGACTTCCTCGCGGGGGTGGGCGTCGGCCGCGGCGGCCGCATCAACTGGGCGGCCACCCGCCCCGTCTGCGCCAACTGGACGGGCGTCACCTGCAGCGCCGACGGCGCCCGCGTCGTCGAGCTGCGCCTGCCGGGGCTCGCCCTCTCGGGCCCCGTGCCGCGCCGCACGCTCGCCCGCCTCACCGCGCTCCGGGTGCTCAGCCTCCGCGCCAACGACCTCTCCGGCGCCTTCCCCGAGGACCTGCTCGCGCTCCCGGGCCTCGCGGGGCTCCACCTCCAGCGCAACGCCTTCTCCGGCGCCCTGCCGCCCGGCCTCGCGGGGCTGAGAAGGCTGCAGGTGCTCGACCTCTCCTTCAACGCCTTCAACGGGACCCTGCCCGGGGCGCTGTCCAACCTCACCCAGCTCGTCGCGCTCAACCTCTCCAACAACTCGCTCTCCGGCCGCGTCCCGGACCTCGGCCTCCCGGCGCTGCAGTTCCTCAACCTCTCCAACAACCACCTCGACGGCCCCGTGCCCAGGTCCCTGCTCAGGTTCTCGGACGCCTCCTTCGCCGGTAACAGCATGACGCGGCCGGCGCCGGTGTCGCCAGCGGTTCCGCCACCGTCACTCGCCCCGCCGGCGGCCGGTGCGCCTGCCAAGAAACGGCGGCGGCTCAGCGAGGCGGTTGTTCTCGCCATTATCGTCGGCGGGTGCGTCATGCTGTTCGCCGTCGTCGCCGTGCTGCTGATAGCCTTCTGCAAcaggcggggcggcgaggaggggagCCGGGCGGGGTCCGGGAAGGGCGGGAACAAGAAGGGGAGGGAGTCGCCGGAGTCCAAGGCGGTGACCGGCAGGGCCGGGGACGGCAACCGGCTGGTGTTCTTCGAGGGCCCGTCACTGGCGTTTGATCTGGAGGACCTTCTCCACGCCTCCGCCGAGGTTCTTGGGAAGGGAGCGTTCGGCACGGCGTACCGGGCGCTGCTGGAGGACGCAACGACGGTGGTGGTGAAGAGGCTCAAGGAGGTCAGTGCCGGGCGGCGCGAGTTCGAGCAGCAGATGGAGCTCATTGGGCGGATCCGGCACGACAATGTGGCGGAGCTCCGGGCGTACTACTACTCCAAGGACGAGAAGCTGCTCGTGTACGACTACTACAGCAGGGGAAGTGTATCCAACATGCTTCACG GGAAGCGGGGTCTGGACAGAACACCATTGGATTGGGAGACTAGAGTAAGGATAGCCCTGGGCGCAGCAAGAGGGATCGCCCACATCCACACTGAGAACAATGGGAAATTTGTTCATGGCAACATCAAGGCGTCAAATGTGTTCCTCAACAGCCAGCAATATGGCTGCATCTCTGACCTTGGCTTGGCGCCATTGATGAACCCGATAACCGCAAGGTCCCGTTCTCTGGGATACTGTGCACCTGAGATCACCGACACAAGGAAATCAACGCAGTGCTCTGATGTCTACAGCTTCGGTGTCTTCGTACtcgagctcctcactggcaagtcACCTGTTCAGATAACCGGCGGCGGCAACGAGGTCGTCCACCTTGTCAGGTGGGTGCAGTCCGTTGTCCGGGAGGAGTGGACTGCCGAGGTGTTTGACGGCGAGCTGATGAGGTACCCTAACATCGAGGAGGAGATGGTGGAGATGCTACAGATCGCCATGGCATGCGTCTCAAGGAACCCAGAGCGGCGGCCGAAGATGCTGGACATGGTGAAGATGATCGAAGAGGTCGGCAGGAACGACAGTGGGACGCGGGCTTCGACGGAGGCCTCGACGCCGGTGGGGGAAGCTCGGAACAAGGCTGAAAGCTCATCTGCAGCCCCCTGA